From Glycine max cultivar Williams 82 chromosome 11, Glycine_max_v4.0, whole genome shotgun sequence, the proteins below share one genomic window:
- the LOC102666635 gene encoding uncharacterized protein: protein MATSDHAILRDRTHIPTKRSLLELSSQDALLAQNKGCSICEGAHESGRYIPLDDTTQENQGQWRSHPENQFNKDQGGSSNRPQNQGPSLYDRTTQLEETLAQFMSVTMSNHKSIESAIKNLEIQVGQLAKQIAENSSSNFGANTKKNPNEECKAIMTRSRKANLDEDEGRISDDQELITIPFGETLQQMPLYYKFLKDLLTRKNKYIHSDNIVVEGNCSAMIQRILPPKHNDPGGQRIGEMEIMPTRMTLQLADRSITRSYGVIEDVLVKVQQFTFPADFVVMDIEEDFEIPLILGRPFMLTADCVVDMGKGKLEMCIDDQKIKFDLFDAENHLLDPNVCLKVEEIKNEMVLMARAKLAPDP from the exons ATGGCTACAAGTGATCATGCCATCTTGCGTGATCGGACTCACATTCCCACAAAGAGAAGCCTGCTTGAGCTTTCCTCTCAAGATGCATTACTAgcacaaaacaa AGGTTGCAGCATATGCGAAGGAGCTCATGAATCCGGACGCTATATTCCCCTGGATGACACAACCCAAGAG AATCAAGGGCAATGGAGGTCCCACCCTGAAAATCAGTTCAACAAGGACCAAGGTGGATCATCCAATAGGCCTCAGAACCAAGGGCCTAGCCTGTATGACAGAACCACCCAGCTGGAGGAAACTTTAGCTCAATTTATGTCGGttacaatgtcaaatcataagagCATCGAGTCTGCCATTAAAAACTTGGAGATTCAAGTGGGGCAGCTGGCCAAGCAAATAGCAGAGAATTCTTCTAGCAATTTTGGAGCAAACACTAAGAAGAATCCAAATGAAGAATGCAAAGCTATCATGACCCGGAGCAGAAAGGCAAACCTGGATGAGGATGAGGGAAGGATTAGTGATGACCAAGAATTG ATAACCATTCCCTTTGGAGAAACTCTACAACAAATGCCACTCTATTataagtttttgaaagatttgctGACCAGAAAGAACAAATACATCCATAGTGATAACATTGTAGTGGAAGGGAACTGCAGTGCGATGATTCAAAGAATCCTTCCACCTAAGCATAACGATCCTGGGGGCCA gaGAATTGGAGAGATGGAGATTATGCCAACTAGAATGACACTACAACTTGCAGATCGGTCTATTACAAGGTCTTATGGTGTGATTGAAGATGTTCTAGTCAAGGTGCAGCAATTTACCTTCCCTGCAGACTTCGTTGTTATGGACATTGAAGAGGATTTTGAAATCCCCTTGATTTTGGGTCGTCCCTTCATGTTAACCGCCGATTGTGTGGTGGATATGGGAAAAGGTAAACTGGAAATGTGCATAGATGATCAgaagatcaagtttgatctgTTTGATGCAGAAAACCACTTACTTGACCCGAATGTCTGTTTAAAGGTTGAGGAAATTAAGAATGAGATGGTTCTGATGGCCAGAGCCAAGCTTGCTCCAGATCCATAA